The genome window TGTTTGACTCTACCAATACCCAAACACGCTTTGGATTAGCCGGAGAGACGGCGACAGATGTTTTGCCCATCTCTTTCGGTAGTCCCTTTTCAAGTTTATCCCAGGTGTCGCCGCCATCAGTGGATTTGTAGATGCCGCTGTTGGGTCCCCCGCTGCGAACCTGCCACGGCAGACGCTGGTGATGCCAGAAGGCTGCGTAGAGAACTTTTGGATTGGTCATATCCATGCTCAAATCGGAAGCGCTGGCCAGTTCATCCACAAACAAAACCTGGTCCCAGGTTTTACCGCCGTCTTTTGATCGGTAGATTCCTCTCTCTTTGCTCCCTTTCCACGGCGTCCCCTGTGCCGCCACATAAACAAGATCGGGGTTGTCCGGATGAATGATCACTTTGGAAATCTGACGTGTCTCTTTAAGTCCTAGATGGGACCACGTTTCACCACTATCCATGGATTTATAAACGCCATCACCATGGGAGCTGGAAACGCCTCTGACACAGGCTGTTCCTGTACCGACAAAAATAATATTCGGATTAGATGAAGAAACGGTTATGGCGCCGATGGATCCTACGCCGAACTGGCCGTCAGAAATATTTCGCCACGATATACCGGCGTCATCCGTTTTCCACACTCCACCTCCAGTAGCGCCGAAGTAGTAAGTTGACGGATTACCCACAACACCGGTAGCTGCTGTGGAGCGACCACCACGAAAGGGACCTATGTTTCGCCACTCCATGGCCTGGAAAAGGGAAGTGTCTATTTCCACAGCTGTCAGTGATGACAAAAGAATGGAAAAGAAAGAAACTGTTCGCATACAATGTTTTATTGATGAGCTCATTATTTTCTCCTTTAATTCGCTTAACCCCACGAACAATGAATATAGGACTGTTATCATTCGAAGAAAAGAAACGTTGAGGTACGGTTGATGATATTGTCACCTCGCTCATGTCGGGTGATATATGCAAATCCTCCCACGTTGGCAGGTATGGAGAGGGTCATTAACTTCGGGACCACCTTTCATCA of Candidatus Neomarinimicrobiota bacterium contains these proteins:
- a CDS encoding glycosyl hydrolase, with the protein product MSSSIKHCMRTVSFFSILLSSLTAVEIDTSLFQAMEWRNIGPFRGGRSTAATGVVGNPSTYYFGATGGGVWKTDDAGISWRNISDGQFGVGSIGAITVSSSNPNIIFVGTGTACVRGVSSSHGDGVYKSMDSGETWSHLGLKETRQISKVIIHPDNPDLVYVAAQGTPWKGSKERGIYRSKDGGKTWDQVLFVDELASASDLSMDMTNPKVLYAAFWHHQRLPWQVRSGGPNSGIYKSTDGGDTWDKLEKGLPKEMGKTSVAVSPANPKRVWVLVESNKWGLYRSDDGGKSFSRLNKDRVLIARAWYYIHLFADPQDENTVYVLNAPVMKSIDGGKTFQNVRTPHGDNHDLWINPHDNQIMINANDGGANVSFNGGRTWSTQQNQPTAQFYRVITDNRFPYWVYGGQQDNSSVAIASRSRGGIDWKDWYSVAGCESAYLAFDPDNPVLVYGGCYQGLISELNVESGNSRSIMAYEYLGLGSDPIDQKYRFNWNAPIVASPQDPDV